In a single window of the Magnetofaba australis IT-1 genome:
- a CDS encoding sel1 repeat family protein, with amino-acid sequence MTFAARWTWILMMLGVLLAPLLAHGQSLHDLTHADAAFARGVQAFRAQDWPRAAASFDIAAGQGHPQAQLTLGAMYATGRGVTRDPVRAHVLFTLAERLATRDALRNKARANREAIAKTMTRDQLTVAQRRAANWIPDFDAMDLDGVRLSDMRDKNTAPTDAHEEGPPATPARSRPEAENTPEPMAPVHEDEAHVAALADTAADDGASSYVAQQLAKGREMLKRNRLMWPKDENAWLHFSNALKRDPHNAEAVAGLEEIAKRYMDLAEEKIALSRKNPHHAEKHNAPANAFLGNVRRLNLESTQARLARLTEALLEVCVSCRKQFQPE; translated from the coding sequence ATGACGTTTGCGGCTCGTTGGACATGGATACTCATGATGTTGGGGGTGCTGCTGGCCCCTCTGCTGGCCCATGGGCAGTCGCTGCATGACCTGACCCATGCCGACGCCGCCTTTGCCCGCGGCGTGCAGGCGTTCCGCGCCCAGGATTGGCCGCGCGCAGCAGCCAGTTTCGATATCGCCGCCGGACAGGGCCACCCCCAGGCGCAATTGACCCTGGGCGCCATGTACGCCACCGGACGCGGCGTCACCCGCGACCCGGTGCGCGCCCATGTGCTGTTCACCCTGGCGGAACGTCTGGCCACCCGCGATGCGCTGCGCAACAAGGCGCGCGCCAATCGTGAGGCCATCGCCAAAACCATGACTCGGGATCAACTCACCGTGGCGCAACGCCGCGCCGCCAATTGGATTCCCGATTTCGACGCCATGGATCTGGATGGCGTGCGTCTGAGCGACATGCGCGATAAGAACACGGCGCCGACTGACGCGCATGAAGAGGGGCCTCCCGCCACGCCCGCCAGAAGCAGGCCTGAGGCGGAGAACACGCCCGAGCCCATGGCGCCGGTGCACGAAGATGAGGCGCATGTTGCGGCGTTGGCTGATACGGCGGCGGATGACGGCGCTTCTTCTTATGTGGCGCAGCAGTTGGCCAAAGGGCGGGAGATGCTCAAACGCAATCGGTTGATGTGGCCAAAGGATGAGAACGCTTGGCTGCACTTCTCCAATGCGCTCAAACGCGACCCCCACAACGCCGAGGCGGTGGCGGGTCTGGAGGAGATCGCCAAGCGTTATATGGATCTGGCGGAGGAGAAGATCGCCTTGAGTCGCAAGAATCCGCACCATGCGGAGAAACACAACGCCCCGGCCAACGCCTTTTTGGGCAATGTGCGGCGGCTGAATTTGGAATCGACGCAGGCGCGTTTGGCGCGCTTGACCGAGGCGCTGCTGGAGGTGTGCGTGAGCTGCCGCAAGCAGTTCCAGCCGGAATAA